In Rattus rattus isolate New Zealand chromosome 9, Rrattus_CSIRO_v1, whole genome shotgun sequence, a genomic segment contains:
- the LOC116909111 gene encoding olfactory receptor 1468-like — protein sequence MIMNNQTLISQFLLLGLPIPPEHQHQFYALFLAIYLTTILGNLIIITLICLDSHLHTPMYFFLSNLSLTDLCFSSVTMPKLLQNMQSQDTSISYAGCLAQMYFFMVFANMENVLLVVMAYDRYVAICFPLRYTSIMSPKLCVSLVVLSWVFTVLYSMLHTLLLARLSFCEDNVIPHFFCDITALLKLACSDIYINELMIFILGGFDIVIPFLLIVVSYVQIVCSILKFSTTRGIHKVFSTCGSHLSVVSLFYGTIIGVYICPSANNSTVKEMAMALMYTVVTPMLNPFIYSLRNRDMKGALIRVLCKKQISL from the coding sequence ATGATAATGAATAACCAGACCCTcatctctcagttcctcctcctgGGCCTGCCCATTCCTCCAGAGCACCAGCATCAGTTCTATGCCCTGTTCCTGGCCATATACCTCACCACCATCCTGGGGAATCTCATCATCATCACCCTCATTTGTCTGGATTCCCATCTCCATacacccatgtacttttttctcagCAACTTGTCCCTCACTgacctttgcttttcttctgtcaCAATGCCTAAACTGCTGCAGAACATGCAGAGTCAGGACACATCTATCTCCTATGCTGGCTGTCTGGcacaaatgtacttttttatgGTTTTTGCAAACATGGAGAATGTTCTTCTTGTggtcatggcctatgaccgctatgtggccatctgcttcCCTCTTCGTTATACCAGCATCATGAGCCCCAAGCTTTGTGTGTCTCTAGTGGTGCTCTCCTGGGTATTTACCGTTCTGTATTCTATGTTGCACACCCTACTCTTGGCAAGATTGTCATTCTGTGAGGACAATGTGATCCCCCATTTTTTCTGTGACATAACTGCCCTGCTCAAGTTGGCATGCTCTGACATTTATATTAATGAACTAATGATATTTATCTTGGGAGGGTTTGATATTGTGATCCCATTCTTACTCATTGTTGTTTCATATGTACAAATTGTCTGCTCCATTCTAAAGTTTTCAACTACACGGGGCATACACAAGGTCTTTTCCACCTGTGGCTCCCACCTGTCTGTGGTCTCACTGTTCTATGGGACAATTATTGGTGTCTATATATGTCCATCAGCTAACAACTCTACTGTGAAGGAGATGGCCATGGCCCTGATGTACACAGTGGTGACTCCCATGCTGAATCCCTTTATCTACAGCCTGAGAAACAGAGATATGAAGGGGGCCCTGATCAGAGTCCTTTGCAAGAAGCAAATCTCATTATAA